In Mucinivorans hirudinis, the DNA window TAAGTATTAGTATTTTTTGAATTAGAGCGTGGGTACTACAGATTTCATCAATTTCTATAAAACGTTGATTTTTGCGGAGGAAATCTTGAAACCATGCTCAGAATGCTGGTGAAAAGAATTAATGCACATCCGTTACAAAGGTAAGCATAAAAATTTCAACCCGTGGGTATTACAAATCGCTTACTAACAATCTGCGAGAAATGACATCATTGAGAATCAAAGAAATACATCACTTACTCCACTGGAAGCGCCTTGAAAATTCATCGGAAAAAGTTATGAGCGTTAAAGTTGGGATAGTGCGTAATACCAATTAATTATGATTTACCACGTGAAACACAATATACTATATGATTTGGTGTGCTTCTTGGTGTAAATTGACTATAGTAGCTTACTTCAAAAACTTTGCGATTCCATTTATCAATGGCAATGTATAAAGAATGGTGGTGTCACTACATTACCAAGTGTAAAAATATGGGAAAAATATTCTTAACGGATGAACAACGAATTGTGAATACGTTGATTATGCGATCAAATAACTCCAAATTCATAGGACTCTTTGATGGTAAAATTGGCGTAGCTATTGCTTTTTTTCACTACTATCGTTCTACAAGGGTTCAAGTGTATCAACGATATGCTTACAAATTGTTGTATAGCGCATTAAATAGTATCGTTCGAAATTCTGACATCTCCTTTGCAACAGGGTTACTTGGAATTGGTTGGGGTGTAGAATATATTATACAAAATGGTTTTGCCGAAGGTGATTCATATGAAATATGCGAAGAGATTGACGAGCAAATTATGTATTATGACCCACGCCGAATATCTGAAATTGGAATATATGATTTGCTCGAATATATTCTCATTCACTGTAAAAATGGAATCAAGTTTGACTCTCAATATATTGATGATATTGAGATGATTGCGTCAAAGCAAAAAGCAGAACAATTCTCAGTAAGAGAACAGTCATTACTCTACAAAGCAGATATTCTAAAATTTGCCTCAGCCGTGGATATTTCAGGTGGAGTGTCGCATAATATACCAATAGGGATTAACGGAGGTTTGGCAGGAGAGTTAATGAAAAATATGTTGCTATATGAGAACCATTTACATCTTCGATGAACACCAAAGTTCGTGTAATAATGGTATTGGAACATATATTAGAGAGCTAAACGCATGTTTATCAGATACTGAATATAAAATAATCAAAATAAGTTGCAACGCAGATGTGGATGAGTTTGAAATAGACACAATTCGCGGTGTTATCTATTTTCCTCAATTCCAATATGGTAATTTCACAGATAATAGCGAAGCAATTTCAACAATACTGGCATTACATATTTTGGATGATACTAACAACCTCTTTATCATAAACCATTCACCTTCAAATCAATTATTAATTGAAATGAAAGAGGTATTTCCTAAATCGAAATTTCTATTCGTAATTCACGATATGTGCTGGACTGCTCAACTAATGGGAGATAGTAAGTTGTTACTTTCGACAGAGGACTATGCTCTTAAAATTCGGATAGAGCAGGAAAAAGAGATGATTGATATCGTGGATTACGTAGTTTGTTTGAATAATGAAACCTATAAGGTAATTAAAGATATTTATAGTATCAAGACTGAAGGTAAAGTATTTGTCATAAGTAATGGTCTTAGCAATGACAAGAAATGTGGTAGTGATAGAAATACCATTATGAGAGAGTTATATCTTGACCGTGATGAACCTTTGGTTTTATTTGTAGGGCGATTGACGTATGCAAAAGGTCTAAAAGTATTGATAGATGCTTTTGAAATTGTTCTAAAAACCATTCCAAAGATGCGTTTGGTCTTAGTTGGGACTCACGATCCTCTCTTTGCGCGTGTGAGTATCAGTAGTAGATTGGCATCTCGAATAATATTTACTGGACATATCAGTAAAGAGGAATTAAGTAAATGGTATACTGTTTCTGACATAGGTGTTATTCCATCGTTTTCAGAGCAATGTTCTTTTGTAGCGATAGAAATGATGATGTACTCTTTGGCTATAATTTATGCTGATAGTTTTGGTTTACGTTGTATGTTTGATAATGGAAATGATGGATGTATTGTTATGCGAAATGAAAACTTCACGGAAAATCTTGCTTCGATAATCATTGAGCTTAATAACAATAATGAATTAAGACAAAAGTTTCAACATAATGCAGCTAATAGTTATACAAAAAAATACTCATCAGAAATAATGAGGCGAAATTATATTACAATGTTAAATAAGATATATGATAATTAACAGTCAATCACCTTTCTTGCCGAGTTGTTCAGTGGAATGGGAGGTTTGTTTGTGGGCAGAGATATTGCACTGACAGTGCCTATTGATTATAACAAATATGACTTGCCGATTCTTAATGAAGAGGTTCTTAGGCAACACATAATCACCTTCGCCGGCGATGTTGGGTTACGTAAACGTTTGGGTGCGAATGCCCGTCGTGAGTGGGCGGAGCATTACACTGCCGAACGGATGGCACGGGAGACTTTTGAAGTTTACAAAGAGTTAGCAGCACAATTTTAACCATATGAAATTCCCTCACTACTTCCAGTTAGACTCTATCCCAACTTCAACGCCAAAAAGTTTTTTCGGTGTTTTTTTGCTCAAAAACGGGGGTGATTTCATACTATTGAGTTGATTTTCAGAAGATGCTTATTTGGTGAAGTGCTTTGTAATACCCACGGGAGTAAATTTTATGTTGTACCTTAGCGGGCATGTACTTCACATCGAACATACGCTTGAGCCCCGAGCACGGCAGGGAACTCCCTTATTATAAAATCAAGGAGTCCTTCCGTGACGTTATAGGACGTGTGCATACCCGTGTAATGTTGACTCCGGGTTACCTTCCCGATTTGTGTAGCGATGAGATTGTGCAGATTCGCCGCGGTCTGACCTATATGATGGAGCAGAGTGCGTATATCCCAGCTCAGCAGGCGATGTTTACTGCCGATCCCAGAGGAGAGTACAGTGAAAAGGTTCGTGGATACATCGAGAAGTTTTGGAGTCAGATAAAGGGTAGCGGCAAGATTGATTCCGCACGGGCAAGTTATGATGAGGCAGAACGCAAAGCCCGCAAATTAATAGATGTCAACACAATACAGCATACAGATGCACGTGAGGCAGGTGCAGAGAATGTATGCCTTCAGGCGATACGCGAACTACAGCTCGACACATTTCTGCGACGCGAAGGATGGTCGGAGCGTAAGATAAATTCTACACTGGCATCCTTGATTATCCGGACTGTATATTCCCCATCGGAATGGGCGGCACTACGTATACTCGACGAGAATTCTGCCGCAATGGAGCTTCTGACGGGTCAGTTTGGCGACTGCCCGACTCAGCGCGAGGTATATGCGGCTGCTCCATCGCTTTATGCCTTGAAAGACAAGCTAGAGCGTCATCTGTGCTCTCGCACCGACTCGTTGTTTAATCTCACTAACCGGGTGATGCTCTTCGATTTGACCAACTTCTATTTCGAGGGTAGCAAGACAGGCTCAAAGAAGGCAAAGTTTGGTCGCTCGAAGGAGAAACGCTCAGACTGTCGCCTTCTTGTCCTCGCCTTGGCAATCAATACTGAAGGCTTTATCCGATACAGTTCAATCCTTGCCGGCAACACAGCCGACCCCGATTCACTACCGGCGATGGTGGAGGGCATTATCTCGAAGAATCCGGTCTCGACAAACCCCCAACAGAAAGTTATGGTGGTCATCGATGCAGGAATAGCCACGGAAGCCAATCTCGGATTGCTCAAAGAACGAGGATATAATTACCTTTGTGTCAGCAGAACCAAGCTCAAAGATTATACTCTCAAAGAGGAAGGTCGCTCTGTTACGGTATTTGATAGTCGCAAGCGTCCCATTACTATAGCCCAAGTCGAGCACCGGGAGGGAGGCGACTTCTACCTTCGCATTACCTCCCCCGCCAAAGCAATGACCGAACATTCCATGAACCAACAGTGGCGAGAGCGTTTCGAGCTTGAACTCACAAAGGCACGCAACGCTCTTACGGCAAAAGGAGGCACAAAGAGATACGACAAGGTGGTGGAGCGTGTTGGACGTGCACTCGGTAAATACCCCTCTGTATCCAAGTATTACCAAATAGACTACATCCGCTCGGGTGAGAATCCCGAACACATGTCAGATATCCGCTGGCAAATCAAAATCAGCCAAGAAGAGACTGAGCAACGCTTTGGCACATACTTCCTGCGCACCAACATAGCCACCCTTGACGAGCGAACTACGTGGGAGTACTATAACTTGATTAGAGAGATAGAGACATCAAACCGGCAACTCAAAACAGACCTGGAATTGCGCCCCATCTACCATCAGACAGATAACAACTCCGATGCCCATCTATTCTTCGGACTACTATCATACTGGATTGTAAACACAGTTCGACACAAACTAAAGTTACAAGGCATAACTCATTACTGGACTGAATTAAAGCGCATTCTATCCACCCAAAAGGCTATTACCACCAAAGCAGAAAACGCACTCGGAGAACAAATAGAACTACGCATCTGTTCGGACCCCACAGATGCCGCCTCGGAACTATATCGAATCCTCGGATACAACCCCATACCATTTAGACGACACACAATCAAAACTGCACCACCACCTCCGAATTGAAAAATCTGTAGTACCCACGCAGAAAGCCAAAAACAGATAAGGCTTAAAGAACAGAGGATTTGCATACATATTACGTTGAAGTTGGGCTATGGATTGCGGCGCGACTTGCTTACGTATGGTTGCGCGGTTCTATGGCAAGGGTTATCCGGCGGCATTTTTTCGGGAGCGGTGCCATACCACTCGCGAGGGGGTGTCGATGCTGGGTATTTCGGATGCGGCGGAGGGTGTGGGGTTTCGCACGATGGGGGTTAAGATCTCTTTTGAGCAGCTCTGCAATGAGGTGAATCTGCCCTGCATCGTCCACTGGAATCAGAACCACTTTGCGGTGGTCTATAACATCAAGCGCGAGAAGATTTACATTGCCGACCCTGCAGCGGGACTGTTCTGCTACGACAAGGAGCGGTTTTTGAAGAGTTGGTTATCTACCTCCTCTGAGGGCAGCGAACTGACCCTCACTCAGGGCACGGCACTGCTATTAGAGCCTACTCCGAGGTTCTACGAAGAGGAGACACCGGATGAGAGCAAGCTCCACTTCGGACACCTGTTGCGCTATCTCACGCCCTATAAACGCTATATCATTCAGTTGTTTCTGGGTCTGCTTACGGGGAGCCTTATAAGCCTGATTTTTCCGTTTCTGACCCAGTCAGTGGTGGATACGGGTATCGGTAATAACGACATCAATATCGTTGTTGCGATTCTCATTGCGCAGGTTATGCTGACACTGGGACAGACGGCTAATGACCTGATTAAGAGCTGGCTGATGCTCCATATCACCACCCGCATCAGCATATCGTTGATTTCGGATTTCTTGGGCAAGTTGATGCGGTTGCCTATAGCCTTTTTCGACTCTAAGATGGTGGGCGATATTATGCAGCGCATCGGCGACCATAGCCGCATCCAGTCGTTTCTGACGGGTTCGATAATCAGCATTGCCGTTGCGGCAATTACTTTTGTGATATACTCGGGTGTGATGGCGAGCTACAACCTGCCGATTCTGGGGGTGTTTGTCTTGGGTAGTGCTTTGTATGTGGGTTGGATTTTGATATTTTTGAAGCGTCGCCGCAAGTTGGACTATATGCGTTTTCAGGAGGCGGCAGCCAACCAGAGCAATATCGTTCAGTTGATAAACGGTATGCAGGACATTAAGCTCAACAACTGCGAGAAGCAGAAGCGTTGGGTGTGGGAGGGTATCCAAGCGAAGCTCTATAAAATCAGCATCAAGGGTCTCACCCTGCAACAGACCCAGCAGGTGGGAGGTCTCTTTATCGACCAAAGCAAAAACGTCTTTATCTCCTTTTTGGCTGCTACGGCTGTGATTAACGGCGAGATGACCTTGGGTATGATGATGGCGATGCAGTATATCATCGGGCAGTTGAATGCTCCGTTGTCTCAGTTTATAGGGTTCGTTCAGGAGAGTCAGGATGCAAAGATCAGTTTGGAGCGTCTGAATGAAATTCACAGCAAGGATGATGAAGAGCCGGCATCGAAGAGTAAAATCCGTGAGATTCCCACGGGTGAAGATATAGTTTTGAGGAACGTCAGTTTTCAATACGAGGGTCCCAACTCCGAAAAGGTTTTGAACGATGTCTCTCTTACTATTGAAGCGGGCAAGGTTACGGCTATTGTCGGCACGAGTGGCAGCGGGAAGACGACGCTGCTTAAGTTGTTGCTTGGGTTTTATGAGCCTGCTTCGGGAGAGGTTTTATTAGGTTCAGTGCCCCTAAAAATGTACAGCGACACTGTTTGGCGAGGTCATTGTGCTGCGGTGATGCAGGAGGGTTATATCTTTTCGGACACTATTGCGGGCAATATCGGGGTGATGGACGAGGTTCCCGATATGAAGCGGGTGAACAAGGCTGTGGATATTGCCAACATCAGGGAGTTTATCGAGTCGTTGCCGCTGCGTTACAACACCAAAATCGGCTCGGACGGACACGGACTGAGCACGGGTCAGAAGCAGCGTTTGTTGATAGCTCGTGCGGCGTACAAGGAGGCGGAGTATATAATGTTCGACGAGGCTACCAATTCGTTGGATGCGAACAATGAGCGTGTGATAATGGATAAGTTGCAGGGTTTTTTCCGTGGAAAGACTGTTGTTGTTGTGGCACATAGGTTGAGCACTGTTCGTAGTGCGGACAAGATAGTAGTTCTGGAGGATGGTAAGGTTGTTGAGCAGGGGACTCATCAGGAGCTTGTTGTGGGGAGGGGGGCTTATTATGAGTTGGTGAGGAATCAGTTAGAGTTAGGAAACTAAGTCGCGCGGCGACCCCGAATAATTAGCACCGAAAAGAAAAACGAAGTTTTTCGCGAAAGTTTTTTTGGTTCTTTTTGTTCACAAAATTCGAAGAAGAGAGGGCAATCAAGCTTGCTTGAATTGCCGAACGCCGCCGAATTTATCTAAAAAGAACGATTAGCACGAAATAAAAATGCCATCAGACAATAGAGAATACAGCCCCCAGAGCACCGAAATCTTCGGCAAGATGCCCCATTGGATAATCCGCCGGGGTATGAGTGTGATATTCCTGATATTCGCCGGACTCATCGCCGGCAGCTACCTGATGAAATATCCCCAAATCGTAGTTGCCCCAATAACCATAACCACAATCAACCCACCAACAGACCTTATCGCCAAAACTACGGGACGCATCGACACAATCTTTGCAAAAGAGGGAGCAACCGTCCATCAGGACGAAGTGGTGGCTATGCTCCAAAACAGTGCCAAATATCAAGACGCAAACAACGTACTGGAACATATCGAAAACTTCGACCCCTCTGCCGACAACTCGTGGATAGAACAAAACTACTCTATGGGTGAATTGCAAAGCCCCTTCTCGGAGTTCCGCACCCAATATCTCAACTACCAACACTATATCAAGGCGGACAATATCGGCAAAAAGAGACGACTATTGGAGAGACAGACCGAGCAGTATAAAACATATCTCCGCCAACTCACCTCGCAGAGAGGGTTGATAAAGAGAGATTACGAATATACACTAATCAACTTCAGGCGAGATTCGGCACTATATGCCGACCGGGTAATCTCCTCTTTGGAGTATGAGCGCAGCGCGCAAGCTAAGCTGCAAAAAGAGAGTGCAATGGCAAGCTACGAAGCTTCGCTTACCACGACAGAGCTTACCGTGATGCAGATGGAGCAACAACTCTTGGAGCTCGACCTGCAATACGATAACGAAACGACAACCTACAAAAACCAAATCAACGAGAGCCGCACACGCCTCTTGGCACAAATCCGCCAGTGGCAACAAAACTACCTGCTCATCTCGCCGATAGTGGGGCGATTGTCCTTTGCGAAGTTCTGGAGCAGCAACCAACACATCCAAGCGGGCGAGAAGTTGGCAACAATCATTCCGGCAGACTCCTCCGAGGTTGTGGGTATAATGGAAGTGCCCTCGGCAGGATTCGGACGTGTGGCGGTGGGTCAGACGGTGAATGTGAAGCTGAACGGCTTTCCATACTTTGAGTACGGGTTGCTCAAGGGTGTGGTAAACCGAATTTCGTCAGTTCCCGAGAAGGATGGCTATATCGTGGAGGTAACTTTTCCGCAGGGGCTGCAATCGACCTACAAAGAGCAGCTCCAACTTATCCAAAGAATGGACGGCACGGGCGATATTATAACCCGCGACCAAAGACTGATTCAAAGATTTATTCAGCCGCTCAGGGCGTTTTTTGATAGATAATCTAATTTATACACTCAATAATTGGGGTGTCATTCTGAGCGAAGCGAAGAATCTACATAGAAATAAAACTCTAACTTTCAAATCAATAAATAGATTCTTCGCTTCGCTCAGAATGACAAACTAATGGTTTTTTTGAGGGAGTCGTGAGGATAATTTAGAGGAAAAAACAGTGTAATCTAAATCTAATATGAAGATAGAATTTACCCGCGAACAACGAATCACCAACGCCTTGATGCTGCACTCTACCGCGGTGGAGGATTGCGGATTGCTGCACGGTAAGATGGGCATTGCTCTCTACTTTCACCATTTGGCGCGCAGTAGCGGTAATGCTGTTTTTGCAGAGTTTGCCTCAGAGCTTATTGATAATGTAACCGAGTCGCTGCACGCCGATATGTCCTTGGAGTTTGCGAGCGGCATAACTGGCATCGGTTGGGCAGTTGAATATCTGATACAAAACGGATTTGTAGAAGCCGATGCCGACGATATTCTCGAGGAGTTCGATTCAAAAGTTACAAATACGCTTATCCACTCGGACAACAACATCGAGACCTTGCTTTCGATAGGACACTACTATATCTCTCGGCTTCGTTATCGAGCCAATGATGAGGAGAACCTTACCGCCTTGGATTTGAAATACAATACCATTCTCTTTATCGACGAATTGGAGAGAAAGATTAACGCCGACAGCCCCTCGGCAGATGTTCTCTACCTGCTTGATGAACTGCATAAACTCAGCGTTTTCAACTATAAAGTCGAAAAAATCAGAGCGAAGATTCCGCCTGCGGAGTATGATTTTCTTGTTCCGTTTGTCCCTCGGCTCACTCGTGCACAGGTTGAAACGTTGCTCGACTCTTCGGACATAAAATCGAAGTACGCGGGTTATGATATGAACTCTATTCCCGAGTCGGAGCGTTGGGGAATTAAAAATGGCATTGCGGGTATAGGGTTGCAAAAAATAATCAACGACAATGACTTACGCTGACCTAACAATCGTAATCCCCGTTCGCATAGATTCGGCAGAGCGATTGAGAAATCTGAATTTTGTGTTGAACCGGTTGCGAGAGCTTGAAGGATTGAAAATTATAGTTCTTGAAGCCGATATAGTTTCCAAGACAGATAACTACGAAGGTGTACGTAAAGTCTTTGTCGAGGATTGCAACCCTCTTTTCCACCGAACAAAGTATATCAATATTTTGAACAGCTTGGCAGATACCAAGCTTCTCGGTGTCTGGGATTCGGATGTGATTGTCCCTTTGGAACAGTTTGATGACGCTTTGGAGCTGCTCAGAAGTAATAGTGCTGATATGGTCTATCCCTACGATGGTCGGTTTTACAATGTATACGGCTCGTTGCTTGAGGAGTTTTTGCAGAGCAGAGACGAAAAGATTCTAACCCAAAATAGAGATAATCACCATTTAGTCTTTGGACACCACTCCTGCGGCGGAGCGTTTGTGGTCAGAAGAGAAGCCTACACACAAGCAGGCGGAGAGAACGAACGTTTCATAGCTTGGGCACCGGAGGATTTGGAGCGTTATAAACGGTGGGAGGTTCTCAGTTGCAGAGTCCTGCGCACTCAAGGGGCAATTTATCATCTTTGGCATCCAATAGGCGAGAATAGCAGGTACTTCAACAGTCAAATCAAAAAAGATGCTCTGAAAACTTTACTTGAAATATGCCGTGTAAAATGAAAAAGATTGCTTTTATACCCCTTCGGGCTCAAAGTAAAGGGATTGAAGGGAAAAACACCAAAGCGTTACGAGGTAAGCCTCTGTTTTGTTGGATACTCGATACGGTCATATCTTGCTCGGAGTTTGACGAGATATGGGTGGCGACCGATTGCGATTGTGTACGTTCTATTCTTGGGGATAGCTACCCAACTGTATCTCTCTTTGACCGAAGTAGTGAAAGTGCGACAGACCTATCGCCTACGATAGATGTTGTTATGGAATTTTTATCGACTAAGTCATACGCCGGGGGCGACTGGTTTGTGCTATTTCAAGCAACATCGCCATTTACAAGACAAGAGGAGATTAAAAAATTGTGTGCTGTTATTGGGCAAACAGACAAGGTATCTATTGTCGCCTGTTACCGTTCAAATCGTTTTAGGTGGAGTAGTGAAGGTGTGCCGTTAGACTATTCGTGGAGTAACAAACCTCGTCGTCAAGATTACGAAGGGTTGTTGCTTGAAGCCGGAGCATTCTATGCTTCCAAAATATCGTCAATCGAACAATCAAAGCAACTTATAACATCACCGGCGGAAGTTGTAGAGATAAGCGAAACGACAGCTTTAGATATCGACAATCTCATTGACTTTGCAATGGCTGAAACATTTATTGAATATGGATTATTATAGGGAATATCTTGATACGCTCGATGATATATTATTTGAGTTCGTTTCTCAAAAGGAACGATTTATGCTTCTCGGCAAAACATCCGCAAACAAGGCTGTTAAAAATACTCTGTGGTCTAAATTAATATTGGACGGAACACGTGAATATTATAACAAATGTAGAAAACAAGGAGTATCTGTTTCAGAACTAAAATCTGAAATATTATTATTGTTATCCCAAAAATACGGCATTGCCGATGACGATACAGCGAAATTAATTCATAATGACGACTTTACTAATTACGACTTTCTAAGGCAGTACAAAGGAACGATAGTTGTCTTTTGTATGAATGCACGACAAATAGACCTTTGGATACCGATTATATCACAAAATGATAGCTCCGTTTTAATGTTATGCAATTTCGATACCGAAAAATCCATTTTTGCTGACGGTAATTTCACGGTATTGGAACTTAGCTTTCTATCAGACATATATATCCATAACAGCTATTTAGAGCGTTGTTTTACAGCGGTTTTTGAATATGCGAACCTTTTTACGATGCTGATAAATGTTTTGAAACCGCAACAAGTAATGGTAATGGAGGGGTGTCATTTTGAAACCGAGATACTTGCAGCAGTTTGTCGCCCACAATCCATCGAGACGGTATGTTATCAGCAAGGTTGGCCATCTGTGATGCACACACGTTTCAGAGATATGGGTTACGATAGATTCATCACTTGGGGAGAGGAATTTAATGAATTGTGGCGCAGATACAACCCTGCTGTAAAATTTGAAACGGGGTGCTATCCATATTCGATTTGTAAGTGCAAGATTGGCAATGCTGTAACCTTCTTTTTACAAGCTCCGATAATTATTTCGGACGATGATTATTTTGACCAACTACTTCAACTTGCCCGCTATATCGCAATTCAGCACTCTAATGTTATAGTTCTAATTAGAGAACATCCTGAGTATAGATTGAGCACAGAGCAAAAGCTAAAATTTGAGCAAATGAACAATGTCGAATTTGTATCGGATATTCCTTTATATGAGGTTTTTGAAAGAACACTGATTTCTGTCTCTATATTCTCCTCCACAATTATCGAAAGTCTTGTTCACAACTCTATCCCATTTGTTTTAGACCCGACAACGGACGGATGTTACTATCCATTAGTCGATGATTGGGGAGTAGAGGTTCATTCTCTTGAAAGTGCAAAGGAAAAGTTGGCAGAGCTTATCAAGGATAAAACTTTACAGAACAAAATGTTTAGAGGGATAGAAAAATGGAGACCTATATATTTTACACAGAAATCAATCGTCAAAATTCAACAATAGGGCTCTATGTCGTAAGTAGTGGGTAATGTATTTATGTTGTTGCTTGATAAAATACATTACTCACGTTAAACTGCATAGTAGAGTCGAG includes these proteins:
- a CDS encoding N-Acetylneuraminate cytidylyltransferase is translated as MKKIAFIPLRAQSKGIEGKNTKALRGKPLFCWILDTVISCSEFDEIWVATDCDCVRSILGDSYPTVSLFDRSSESATDLSPTIDVVMEFLSTKSYAGGDWFVLFQATSPFTRQEEIKKLCAVIGQTDKVSIVACYRSNRFRWSSEGVPLDYSWSNKPRRQDYEGLLLEAGAFYASKISSIEQSKQLITSPAEVVEISETTALDIDNLIDFAMAETFIEYGLL
- a CDS encoding Glycosyltransferase, which translates into the protein MRTIYIFDEHQSSCNNGIGTYIRELNACLSDTEYKIIKISCNADVDEFEIDTIRGVIYFPQFQYGNFTDNSEAISTILALHILDDTNNLFIINHSPSNQLLIEMKEVFPKSKFLFVIHDMCWTAQLMGDSKLLLSTEDYALKIRIEQEKEMIDIVDYVVCLNNETYKVIKDIYSIKTEGKVFVISNGLSNDKKCGSDRNTIMRELYLDRDEPLVLFVGRLTYAKGLKVLIDAFEIVLKTIPKMRLVLVGTHDPLFARVSISSRLASRIIFTGHISKEELSKWYTVSDIGVIPSFSEQCSFVAIEMMMYSLAIIYADSFGLRCMFDNGNDGCIVMRNENFTENLASIIIELNNNNELRQKFQHNAANSYTKKYSSEIMRRNYITMLNKIYDN
- a CDS encoding ABC transporter ATP-binding protein, with translation MDCGATCLRMVARFYGKGYPAAFFRERCHTTREGVSMLGISDAAEGVGFRTMGVKISFEQLCNEVNLPCIVHWNQNHFAVVYNIKREKIYIADPAAGLFCYDKERFLKSWLSTSSEGSELTLTQGTALLLEPTPRFYEEETPDESKLHFGHLLRYLTPYKRYIIQLFLGLLTGSLISLIFPFLTQSVVDTGIGNNDINIVVAILIAQVMLTLGQTANDLIKSWLMLHITTRISISLISDFLGKLMRLPIAFFDSKMVGDIMQRIGDHSRIQSFLTGSIISIAVAAITFVIYSGVMASYNLPILGVFVLGSALYVGWILIFLKRRRKLDYMRFQEAAANQSNIVQLINGMQDIKLNNCEKQKRWVWEGIQAKLYKISIKGLTLQQTQQVGGLFIDQSKNVFISFLAATAVINGEMTLGMMMAMQYIIGQLNAPLSQFIGFVQESQDAKISLERLNEIHSKDDEEPASKSKIREIPTGEDIVLRNVSFQYEGPNSEKVLNDVSLTIEAGKVTAIVGTSGSGKTTLLKLLLGFYEPASGEVLLGSVPLKMYSDTVWRGHCAAVMQEGYIFSDTIAGNIGVMDEVPDMKRVNKAVDIANIREFIESLPLRYNTKIGSDGHGLSTGQKQRLLIARAAYKEAEYIMFDEATNSLDANNERVIMDKLQGFFRGKTVVVVAHRLSTVRSADKIVVLEDGKVVEQGTHQELVVGRGAYYELVRNQLELGN
- a CDS encoding putative hemolysin secretion protein; amino-acid sequence: MPSDNREYSPQSTEIFGKMPHWIIRRGMSVIFLIFAGLIAGSYLMKYPQIVVAPITITTINPPTDLIAKTTGRIDTIFAKEGATVHQDEVVAMLQNSAKYQDANNVLEHIENFDPSADNSWIEQNYSMGELQSPFSEFRTQYLNYQHYIKADNIGKKRRLLERQTEQYKTYLRQLTSQRGLIKRDYEYTLINFRRDSALYADRVISSLEYERSAQAKLQKESAMASYEASLTTTELTVMQMEQQLLELDLQYDNETTTYKNQINESRTRLLAQIRQWQQNYLLISPIVGRLSFAKFWSSNQHIQAGEKLATIIPADSSEVVGIMEVPSAGFGRVAVGQTVNVKLNGFPYFEYGLLKGVVNRISSVPEKDGYIVEVTFPQGLQSTYKEQLQLIQRMDGTGDIITRDQRLIQRFIQPLRAFFDR